A part of Synechococcus sp. KORDI-49 genomic DNA contains:
- a CDS encoding DUF3747 domain-containing protein, whose product MWRTYRRAVGVSAVGALSLLLPAGLAARGVFDSKPLRQERFAVLAQPVGRSDWKLLVLEQIKQRPLCWTARADGLMDPTLNTFNFAGICSRYLDSNGYSLRSGGEDLGTRYRLSLRQKGSTLELQAGHGGSTTPVTIGRAVIPARDRNGFVRLRLDDGWRLERRVYRGRTLSHVYFAHPDPMNRLLARAAGGDSGDSFARLGAPTAPSAPPRLASRGTLSPGQPIRLEVIPYGR is encoded by the coding sequence ATGTGGCGAACCTACCGCCGAGCTGTGGGCGTGAGCGCAGTCGGTGCACTCTCGCTGCTGCTGCCGGCCGGGCTGGCGGCCAGGGGAGTCTTTGACAGCAAACCGCTGCGTCAGGAGAGATTCGCGGTTCTGGCGCAACCGGTCGGTCGAAGCGACTGGAAACTGCTGGTGCTGGAGCAGATCAAACAACGGCCGCTGTGCTGGACAGCACGAGCCGACGGACTGATGGATCCCACGCTGAACACCTTCAACTTCGCCGGCATCTGCAGCCGTTATCTCGACAGCAATGGCTACTCGCTGCGCAGTGGAGGAGAGGATCTGGGCACCCGCTACAGGCTGAGCCTGAGACAGAAAGGCAGCACACTGGAACTGCAGGCAGGCCATGGCGGCAGCACGACACCGGTCACCATCGGTCGTGCCGTCATCCCTGCTCGCGATCGCAACGGCTTCGTCAGGCTTCGTCTGGACGATGGCTGGCGCCTGGAGCGTCGTGTGTACAGAGGGCGGACCCTGAGTCATGTGTATTTCGCCCACCCTGACCCGATGAACCGCCTGCTTGCGCGGGCCGCGGGTGGTGACAGCGGTGACAGCTTCGCTCGGCTCGGTGCCCCGACGGCTCCCTCGGCTCCTCCCCGCCTGGCATCGCGGGGGACGCTCAGCCCTGGCCAACCGATCAGGCTTGAGGTGATTCCTTACGGGCGGTGA
- the rplA gene encoding 50S ribosomal protein L1: MPKISKRVASLASKIEDRAYEPLEAISLVRENATAKFDETMEAHVRLGIDPKYTDQQLRTTVALPNGTGQTVRIAVVTRGEKVAEAKAAGAELAGDEDLVETIAKGEMNFDLLIATPDMMPKVAKLGRVLGPRGLMPNPKAGTVTADLAGAIREFKAGKLEFRADRTGIVHVRFGKASFTAEALLENLKTLQETIDRNKPSGAKGRYWKSLYVTSTMGPSVEVDFSALQDIQQDG, from the coding sequence ATGCCAAAAATCTCCAAACGCGTGGCCAGCCTGGCCAGCAAGATCGAAGATCGTGCCTACGAGCCTCTCGAGGCGATCTCGCTTGTGCGTGAAAACGCCACAGCAAAATTCGACGAAACGATGGAGGCTCACGTCCGCCTCGGCATCGATCCCAAATACACCGATCAGCAGCTGCGCACCACCGTGGCGCTTCCCAACGGCACCGGTCAGACCGTGCGCATCGCCGTGGTGACCCGAGGAGAGAAGGTCGCCGAAGCCAAGGCGGCTGGCGCTGAACTCGCCGGCGATGAAGACCTGGTGGAGACCATCGCCAAGGGCGAAATGAATTTCGATCTGCTGATCGCCACCCCGGACATGATGCCCAAAGTGGCCAAGCTCGGTCGTGTGCTCGGCCCCCGCGGTCTGATGCCCAACCCGAAGGCCGGCACTGTGACGGCGGATCTGGCCGGGGCGATCAGGGAATTCAAGGCTGGCAAACTTGAATTCCGCGCCGACCGCACCGGAATCGTGCATGTGCGATTCGGCAAAGCCAGCTTCACGGCGGAGGCGCTTCTGGAAAATCTCAAGACACTCCAGGAGACGATCGATCGCAACAAGCCCAGTGGTGCCAAGGGCCGTTACTGGAAGAGCCTGTATGTGACCTCCACGATGGGACCTTCTGTGGAGGTGGATTTCTCGGCTCTGCAGGACATCCAGCAGGACGGCTGA
- the gloA gene encoding lactoylglutathione lyase, which yields MRMLHTMLRVGDLERSIAFYTELLGMQLLRRKDYPGGRFTLAFVGYGSERENTVLELTHNWDTDAYDLGDGYGHIALGVEDIRGTCAGIADKGGRVVREPGPMKHGSTVIAFVEDPDGYKVELIELSSRADT from the coding sequence ATGCGGATGCTCCACACCATGCTCCGGGTCGGGGATCTCGAGCGTTCCATCGCCTTCTACACGGAGCTGCTAGGCATGCAGCTGCTGCGCCGCAAGGACTACCCCGGTGGACGGTTCACGCTGGCGTTCGTCGGATACGGATCGGAGCGGGAGAACACGGTGCTGGAACTCACCCACAACTGGGACACCGATGCCTATGACCTCGGTGATGGGTACGGACACATCGCTCTCGGTGTGGAGGACATCCGAGGCACCTGTGCCGGCATCGCCGACAAGGGAGGACGCGTGGTGCGCGAGCCGGGACCGATGAAACATGGCTCCACGGTGATCGCCTTTGTGGAAGATCCCGACGGTTACAAGGTGGAATTGATTGAACTTTCCTCCCGCGCGGACACCTGA
- the rplL gene encoding 50S ribosomal protein L7/L12 has protein sequence MSAKTDEILESLKSLSLLEASELVKQIEEAFGVSAAASAGVVMAAPGAAAGGDGGEAAEEKTEFDVILESFDASAKIKVLKAVRNATGLGLGDAKALVEAAPKPIKEGISKDEAEALKKEIEEVGGKVTLK, from the coding sequence ATGTCCGCAAAAACCGACGAAATTCTCGAATCGCTGAAGTCCCTTTCCCTGCTTGAAGCTTCCGAGCTGGTCAAGCAGATCGAGGAGGCCTTCGGTGTGTCCGCCGCCGCTTCTGCCGGCGTCGTGATGGCTGCCCCCGGCGCTGCTGCCGGTGGTGATGGCGGTGAGGCCGCTGAGGAGAAGACGGAATTCGACGTCATCCTCGAAAGCTTCGATGCTTCCGCCAAGATCAAAGTCCTCAAGGCCGTGCGCAATGCCACTGGTCTTGGTCTCGGCGATGCCAAAGCGCTTGTGGAGGCTGCTCCCAAGCCCATCAAAGAAGGCATCTCCAAGGACGAAGCCGAAGCTCTCAAGAAGGAAATCGAAGAAGTTGGCGGAAAGGTCACGCTCAAGTGA
- a CDS encoding ribonuclease H, whose product MADGRGRVVAAATDGACSGNPGPGGWGALLRFEDGSVEEFGGHDPATTNNRMELQAALELLKRLKELPRHPDLTLRTDSKYLIDGLGSWMQGWKRRGWKTAAGKPVLNQDLWVALDQARLLDVPLTYVKGHSGDPDNDRVDRIAVSFSRGLGPDLQTTSEAADEPAPAPLQQLLSRLELADRLAAGGFTLQVTELAQLVEQPMRQLEERKEPWIWRDWLVEPLQGQRWRLQRREAGSGEP is encoded by the coding sequence ATGGCTGATGGACGGGGGCGCGTGGTGGCTGCAGCCACGGATGGCGCCTGCAGCGGCAATCCCGGTCCTGGGGGCTGGGGTGCGCTGCTGCGGTTCGAGGACGGAAGTGTGGAGGAGTTCGGCGGGCATGACCCGGCGACCACCAACAACCGCATGGAACTCCAGGCAGCCCTCGAGCTTCTGAAACGGTTGAAGGAGCTTCCCCGACATCCCGATCTGACCCTGCGCACGGACAGCAAATACCTGATCGATGGCCTGGGCAGCTGGATGCAGGGCTGGAAACGCAGGGGCTGGAAGACCGCCGCCGGTAAGCCGGTGCTCAATCAGGATCTCTGGGTGGCCCTGGATCAGGCGAGGCTCCTGGATGTGCCGCTCACCTATGTGAAGGGTCACAGCGGTGATCCTGACAACGATCGCGTCGATCGCATCGCGGTTTCGTTCTCCCGTGGCCTGGGTCCTGACCTTCAGACGACCTCCGAAGCAGCGGACGAGCCCGCGCCAGCACCGCTGCAACAGTTGCTCAGCCGTCTCGAACTGGCCGATCGGCTTGCCGCAGGAGGCTTCACGCTTCAGGTCACGGAGCTGGCGCAGTTGGTGGAGCAACCCATGCGTCAGCTGGAGGAGCGCAAGGAACCATGGATCTGGAGGGACTGGCTGGTGGAGCCTCTCCAGGGGCAGCGATGGCGGCTGCAACGCCGCGAGGCAGGATCAGGAGAACCTTGA
- the secE gene encoding preprotein translocase subunit SecE yields MSSPTSEDTTAASSEMDAESPRQGGFLAATVDELKLVVWPSRQQLFSESIAVILMVSLSAATIAAVSRFFGWASSQVFR; encoded by the coding sequence GTGAGCAGCCCCACTTCCGAGGACACCACCGCTGCAAGCTCAGAGATGGATGCCGAATCCCCCCGTCAGGGCGGGTTTCTGGCCGCCACGGTCGATGAGCTGAAACTGGTGGTCTGGCCCAGTCGTCAGCAGCTGTTCAGCGAATCCATCGCCGTGATCCTCATGGTCAGCCTGTCGGCGGCCACGATCGCTGCGGTGAGTCGCTTCTTCGGCTGGGCTTCATCCCAGGTGTTCCGCTGA
- a CDS encoding quinone-dependent dihydroorotate dehydrogenase, translated as MAPSPSAGSITSGAFYRRWLAPMLSRDEGMDAEQLSRMALAALAQASLRRRWPGVSTVLAGLAMDLQRRDLRLEQVLFGCRFVNPVGLAAGFDKNGVAAGIWDQFGFGFAEVGTVTWHGQPGNPRPRLFRLAEEQAALNRMGFNNDGAEALLRTLNRQVLPARGQRPAVLGINFGKSKITPLDLAPDDYASSLELLAPLADYAVINVSSPNTPGLRDLQDTTQLRRLVERLRRLAGCPPLLVKIAPDLEDESIDGIARLAFEEGLAGVIAVNTSLDRLGLERRRLVQTGRTLAEEPGGLSGVPLRQRAIEVIRRLRAGAGPALPLIGVGGIDSPESAWERITAGASLIQLYTGWIFQGPDLVPRILEGFQQQLDRHGLRTVSEAVGSGLAWRGEDWPESG; from the coding sequence ATGGCTCCATCACCGTCAGCAGGATCGATCACCAGCGGCGCCTTCTATCGGCGCTGGCTGGCTCCGATGCTGTCCCGGGATGAGGGGATGGATGCCGAGCAGCTGTCCAGGATGGCCCTGGCTGCTCTCGCTCAGGCGAGTCTGCGGCGCCGCTGGCCGGGAGTCTCCACGGTTCTGGCAGGTCTGGCCATGGATCTGCAGCGCCGGGATCTGCGCCTCGAACAGGTGTTGTTCGGCTGCCGCTTCGTCAATCCGGTCGGCCTTGCGGCCGGTTTCGACAAGAACGGAGTGGCTGCCGGCATCTGGGACCAGTTCGGGTTCGGCTTTGCTGAAGTGGGCACGGTGACCTGGCACGGACAGCCTGGAAATCCCCGGCCGCGTCTGTTCCGCCTGGCGGAGGAGCAGGCTGCGCTCAATCGCATGGGCTTCAACAACGACGGTGCTGAGGCTCTGCTCCGGACCCTGAACCGGCAGGTTCTGCCGGCCCGGGGACAGCGTCCTGCCGTTCTCGGCATCAATTTCGGCAAATCGAAGATCACACCCCTTGACCTAGCGCCCGACGACTACGCCTCATCCCTCGAGCTGCTGGCTCCCCTGGCTGATTACGCGGTGATCAATGTCAGCTCTCCCAACACCCCCGGGCTGCGTGATCTTCAGGACACCACGCAGTTGCGCCGGCTGGTGGAGCGGTTGCGTCGTCTGGCAGGTTGCCCGCCCCTGCTGGTGAAGATCGCGCCTGACCTCGAGGATGAGTCGATCGACGGAATCGCCCGACTCGCTTTCGAGGAGGGGTTGGCAGGGGTGATCGCGGTCAACACGAGCCTCGACCGTCTTGGCCTCGAGCGCCGACGCCTCGTGCAGACCGGGCGGACCCTGGCGGAGGAGCCGGGCGGTCTCAGTGGCGTCCCTCTGCGGCAGCGCGCCATCGAGGTGATCCGCCGTCTGCGGGCCGGAGCCGGTCCCGCTCTCCCGCTGATCGGCGTGGGTGGCATCGACTCTCCTGAGTCCGCCTGGGAGCGGATCACGGCTGGAGCCTCCCTGATCCAGCTGTACACCGGATGGATTTTTCAGGGTCCAGATCTGGTGCCGCGCATCCTGGAAGGGTTTCAGCAACAGCTCGATCGTCATGGCCTGCGCACGGTGAGCGAAGCGGTGGGCAGCGGTCTGGCCTGGCGGGGTGAGGACTGGCCGGAGAGTGGCTGA
- the rplJ gene encoding 50S ribosomal protein L10 — MGRTLESKQQIVGELKELLAEAELALVLDYKGLSIKEMSDLRDRLRAGDGICKVTKNTLMRRAIDGDSSWANLDSLLTGTNAFVLIKGDVGAGVKAVQAFQKDTKKSETKGGLFEGKLLSQDEIKAIADLPSKEQLMAQIAGAINAVATKVAVGINEVPSGIARALKQHAEGGES; from the coding sequence ATGGGCCGCACGCTGGAGAGCAAGCAGCAGATCGTCGGAGAGCTCAAGGAGCTCCTCGCCGAGGCCGAGCTGGCACTGGTTCTTGATTACAAGGGCCTGTCCATCAAGGAAATGTCCGACCTGCGGGATCGACTGCGGGCCGGCGACGGCATCTGCAAGGTGACCAAGAACACCTTGATGCGCCGCGCCATTGATGGTGACAGCTCCTGGGCCAACCTCGATTCCCTGCTGACCGGCACCAACGCCTTTGTCTTGATCAAAGGCGATGTTGGTGCTGGTGTGAAGGCTGTTCAGGCCTTCCAGAAGGACACCAAGAAGTCCGAGACCAAGGGCGGCCTCTTCGAAGGCAAGCTCCTGTCTCAGGACGAGATCAAAGCCATCGCGGATCTCCCTTCGAAGGAGCAGCTCATGGCTCAGATCGCCGGTGCGATCAATGCCGTGGCCACCAAGGTCGCGGTTGGTATCAACGAGGTTCCCTCCGGCATCGCGCGAGCGCTCAAGCAGCACGCCGAAGGCGGCGAAAGCTGA
- a CDS encoding ATP-dependent Clp protease ATP-binding subunit, with protein sequence MNFPPARTPELNDDFPPARGSLTHEPDRFSDEAWDLLLAGQDVARRWRHEQLDVEHLLQVLFSDPAFRRWIAPLSVRPEDLLDRLEDVLAEQPAGRGDELFIGEDLEELLEAAERARQRWGSRLIDVPHVLLALGRDPRIGAELFAGLGLPADRLEAQLRQPVMQPSPSPRPVDPPVSEGPVRSAPIPVPAPVPMAPTPSPEPVPEQELAPLAPTALESYGRDLTAEAEAGELDPVIGRDGEIRNLIKVLSRRSKNNPVLIGAPGVGKTAIAELLAQRIVAGEVPESLQGLRLVALDLGALIAGAKFRGQFEERLRSVLEEVSGSDSGVVLFIDELHTVVGSDRSSTDAGSLLKPALARGDLRCIGATTPEDYRLTVEKDPALNRRFQQVLIREPDLALSLEILRGLKERYELHHGVTITDEAIQTANRLADRYISDRCLPDKAIDLIDEAAAQLKIEVTSKPQVVEEAEADLRRVELALLAAEQAPEEQRIQLQRERLEVSQRLEGLRRRWQQERSQLEELAQLLQQDEDLRHAIAEAERQGDLEEAARLQYDQLHTVQQRKEELEVSLAEAQAAGTALLREQVEAGDIADLVARWTGIPVQRLLAGERRKLLALEAHLGERVIGQVEAVAAVAAAIRRARAGMKDPRRPVGSFLFLGPTGVGKTELAKALASALFDEEEALVRLDMSEFMERNAVARLIGAPPGYVGYEEGGQLTEAVRRRPYAVLLLDEVEKAHPDVFNLLLQVLDDGRLTDSQGRTVDFRHTVVVMTSNLASRAILEDARRETSDVSGLDQQVEAALAAQFRPEFLNRIDELIRFHPLQIEDLVRIVRLQLADLASLLAEQGLALQVDDAVAEFIARQGFEPEYGARPLRRVLRRQLENPLATELLEDRFRGVQGVRVALADGEAGTLAFSPWGEEVHPVG encoded by the coding sequence TTGAACTTTCCTCCCGCGCGGACACCTGAGCTGAATGACGACTTCCCCCCCGCTCGGGGCAGCCTCACGCACGAGCCCGATCGCTTCAGCGATGAGGCCTGGGATCTGCTGCTCGCCGGGCAGGATGTGGCCCGCCGCTGGCGCCATGAGCAGCTGGATGTGGAGCATCTGCTGCAGGTGCTCTTCAGTGATCCCGCTTTTCGCCGCTGGATCGCGCCGCTGTCGGTGCGTCCCGAGGATCTGCTCGATCGCCTGGAGGACGTCCTCGCCGAACAGCCTGCCGGCCGCGGCGATGAGTTGTTCATCGGGGAGGACCTTGAGGAACTGCTGGAGGCGGCGGAGCGAGCCCGGCAGCGCTGGGGGTCGCGATTGATCGATGTTCCGCATGTGTTGCTCGCTCTCGGTCGGGATCCCCGCATCGGTGCTGAGCTCTTCGCAGGCCTCGGACTGCCGGCGGATCGGCTGGAGGCCCAACTGCGTCAGCCGGTGATGCAGCCCTCTCCGAGCCCGAGACCTGTGGACCCACCGGTCAGTGAAGGCCCCGTGCGGTCCGCCCCCATTCCGGTTCCGGCACCTGTGCCCATGGCGCCGACACCATCCCCTGAGCCAGTCCCTGAGCAGGAGCTCGCTCCCCTGGCACCAACAGCGCTCGAGAGCTATGGCCGGGATCTCACCGCCGAAGCGGAAGCCGGTGAGCTCGATCCCGTCATCGGCCGCGATGGTGAGATCCGCAATCTGATCAAGGTGCTCTCACGGCGCAGCAAGAACAACCCTGTGCTGATCGGCGCTCCCGGAGTCGGCAAGACCGCCATTGCCGAACTTCTGGCTCAGCGCATCGTTGCCGGTGAGGTGCCGGAGTCTCTGCAGGGGCTCCGGCTGGTGGCGCTGGACCTCGGTGCCTTGATCGCAGGAGCCAAGTTCCGAGGTCAGTTCGAGGAGCGCCTGCGGTCGGTGCTGGAGGAGGTGAGTGGCTCCGATTCAGGAGTGGTGCTGTTCATCGATGAACTCCACACCGTGGTGGGTAGTGACCGCAGCAGCACCGATGCCGGCAGCCTGCTCAAACCGGCTCTGGCTCGGGGTGATCTGCGCTGCATCGGTGCCACGACGCCGGAGGATTACCGGCTCACCGTTGAGAAGGATCCCGCCCTCAACCGACGCTTTCAGCAGGTGTTGATCCGAGAGCCCGATCTGGCTCTCAGCCTCGAGATCCTGCGAGGCCTCAAGGAGCGCTACGAGCTCCATCACGGGGTGACGATCACCGATGAAGCGATCCAGACCGCCAATCGTCTGGCGGACCGTTACATCAGCGATCGCTGCCTGCCGGACAAGGCGATCGATCTGATCGATGAGGCCGCTGCCCAGCTGAAGATCGAGGTGACCTCCAAACCCCAGGTGGTGGAGGAGGCGGAAGCGGATCTGCGACGGGTGGAACTGGCGTTGCTGGCGGCGGAGCAGGCTCCGGAGGAGCAGCGGATCCAGCTTCAGCGCGAACGGTTGGAGGTTTCGCAGCGCCTGGAGGGTCTGCGTCGCCGCTGGCAGCAGGAACGCAGCCAGCTCGAGGAGCTTGCACAGTTGCTGCAGCAGGACGAGGACCTGCGTCATGCCATCGCTGAGGCGGAGCGTCAGGGGGATCTTGAGGAAGCCGCCCGGCTTCAGTACGACCAGCTGCACACGGTGCAGCAGCGGAAGGAAGAGCTAGAGGTTTCTCTGGCGGAGGCTCAGGCGGCTGGCACGGCCCTGCTCCGGGAGCAGGTGGAAGCCGGTGACATCGCTGATCTTGTGGCCCGCTGGACCGGGATTCCCGTGCAGCGACTGCTGGCCGGCGAACGTCGCAAACTGCTGGCGTTGGAGGCCCACCTCGGCGAGCGCGTCATCGGTCAGGTGGAAGCCGTTGCTGCCGTGGCCGCCGCGATCCGGAGGGCCCGGGCCGGCATGAAGGATCCGCGTCGCCCCGTCGGCTCCTTTCTGTTCCTGGGTCCCACGGGCGTAGGCAAGACCGAGCTCGCCAAGGCCCTTGCCTCGGCGCTCTTCGATGAGGAAGAGGCCCTGGTGCGCCTGGATATGAGCGAATTCATGGAGCGCAATGCGGTGGCCCGTCTGATCGGAGCGCCTCCCGGGTATGTCGGTTACGAGGAAGGGGGGCAGCTCACCGAAGCGGTCCGGCGTCGCCCTTACGCCGTGCTGCTGCTCGATGAGGTCGAGAAGGCCCATCCCGATGTGTTCAACCTGCTGCTGCAGGTCCTCGATGACGGACGTCTCACCGATTCCCAGGGGCGGACCGTGGATTTCCGCCACACCGTCGTGGTGATGACCAGCAATCTGGCCAGTCGCGCCATTCTTGAGGACGCCCGTCGCGAGACCTCGGATGTCTCCGGGCTGGACCAGCAGGTGGAGGCGGCGCTGGCGGCTCAGTTCCGGCCCGAATTTCTCAACCGCATCGATGAGCTGATCCGTTTCCATCCCCTGCAGATCGAGGATCTCGTCCGCATCGTGCGTCTGCAGCTGGCCGACCTTGCATCTCTGCTGGCCGAGCAGGGGCTCGCTCTGCAGGTCGATGACGCGGTGGCGGAGTTCATCGCCCGCCAGGGCTTCGAGCCGGAGTACGGCGCCCGCCCGCTGCGCAGGGTGCTGCGACGCCAGCTGGAGAACCCTCTCGCCACGGAACTGCTGGAGGACCGCTTCCGCGGTGTTCAGGGCGTTCGGGTCGCTCTGGCGGATGGTGAGGCGGGCACTCTCGCCTTCAGCCCATGGGGAGAAGAGGTGCATCCGGTAGGGTGA
- the rplK gene encoding 50S ribosomal protein L11, translating to MAKKVTAVIKLALQAGKANPAPPVGPALGQHGVNIMMFCKEYNARTQDKAGFVIPVEISVYEDRSFTFITKTPPASVLITKAAKIDKGSGESAKGNVGSINRAQLEEIAKTKLPDLNCNSVESAMRIIEGTARNMGVSISD from the coding sequence ATGGCCAAGAAAGTCACAGCAGTCATCAAGCTGGCCCTGCAGGCCGGCAAAGCCAACCCTGCGCCACCGGTGGGCCCTGCCCTCGGTCAGCACGGGGTGAACATCATGATGTTCTGCAAGGAATACAACGCCCGCACGCAGGACAAGGCCGGGTTCGTGATCCCGGTGGAGATCTCGGTCTACGAAGACCGCAGCTTCACCTTCATCACCAAAACGCCTCCGGCGTCGGTGCTGATCACCAAGGCCGCCAAGATCGACAAGGGCTCCGGTGAGTCCGCCAAGGGCAACGTCGGATCGATCAATCGGGCTCAGCTCGAGGAAATCGCCAAGACCAAGCTTCCAGATCTCAACTGCAACAGTGTTGAGTCTGCGATGCGGATCATCGAAGGCACCGCCCGCAACATGGGCGTCTCCATCAGCGACTGA
- the nusG gene encoding transcription termination/antitermination protein NusG, with product MSDDLITTDAAEVLDLPAPNEGEEGTLSEETGAKTAIARWYAVQVASSCEKKVKATLEQRAVTLGVSNRILEIEIPQTPAVKLKKDGSRQSTEEKVFPGYVLVRMVLDEDTMMAVRSTPNVINFVGAEDRRATGKARGHIKPRPLSRTEVDRIFKRAAEKKTVVKVDLTEGDQILVTGGPFKDFQGEVIEVSGERNKLKALLSIFGRETPVELEFSQISKQN from the coding sequence GTGTCTGACGATCTGATCACAACGGACGCCGCCGAGGTGCTCGACCTTCCCGCTCCCAACGAGGGGGAGGAGGGAACGCTGTCGGAGGAGACCGGAGCCAAGACGGCCATCGCCCGCTGGTATGCCGTTCAGGTGGCATCGAGTTGCGAGAAGAAAGTCAAAGCCACGCTCGAACAGCGTGCCGTGACCCTCGGCGTCAGCAACCGCATCCTGGAGATCGAGATTCCCCAGACGCCCGCTGTGAAGCTGAAAAAGGACGGCAGCCGGCAGTCCACGGAGGAGAAGGTCTTCCCCGGCTATGTGCTGGTTCGCATGGTGCTGGATGAGGACACGATGATGGCAGTGCGAAGCACCCCGAACGTGATCAACTTTGTGGGTGCCGAGGATCGTCGTGCCACGGGCAAGGCTCGCGGCCACATCAAACCGCGTCCCCTCAGCCGCACGGAGGTGGACCGCATCTTCAAGCGGGCTGCGGAGAAGAAGACCGTGGTGAAGGTCGATCTCACCGAGGGGGATCAGATCCTGGTCACCGGCGGTCCGTTCAAGGACTTCCAGGGCGAGGTGATCGAGGTCTCCGGCGAGCGCAACAAGCTCAAGGCGCTGCTGTCGATCTTCGGACGGGAGACCCCTGTGGAACTGGAGTTTTCCCAGATCAGCAAACAGAACTGA
- the eno gene encoding phosphopyruvate hydratase, with protein MIDSLDLVIDTIVAREVLDSRGNPTVEAEVMLENGAMGRAIVPSGASTGAHEAHELRDGGERYMGKGVTQAVNHIEERIAPALCGLSSLDQAAVDAAMLDLDGSDNKSNLGANAILAVSMATARAAANGLGIPLYRYLGGPMANLLPVPLMNVINGGAHAANSLDFQEFMLVPHGAESFREALRMGTEVFHTLKGLLKARGMSTSVGDEGGFAPDLGNVEAGEILVQAIEKAGYKPGEQISLALDVASTEFFENGRYAFDGGSYDSAEMVGQLEQLVEKFPIISIEDGLAEDDWDGWKLLTERLGAKVQLVGDDLFVTNTKRLQQGIDNATANSILIKVNQIGSLTETLQAIDLGGRNGYTSVISHRSGETEDTTIADLSVATRAGQIKTGSLSRSERVAKYNQLLRIEDELGSQAVYAGAVGQGPRGRS; from the coding sequence GTGATCGACTCCCTCGACCTCGTCATCGACACCATCGTGGCCAGAGAGGTACTGGATTCCCGCGGGAATCCCACGGTGGAAGCCGAGGTGATGCTCGAGAACGGAGCCATGGGGAGAGCGATCGTCCCCAGCGGCGCCAGCACCGGCGCCCATGAAGCCCACGAACTGCGCGACGGCGGCGAGCGCTACATGGGCAAAGGGGTCACCCAGGCGGTGAACCACATCGAAGAGCGCATCGCTCCGGCGCTCTGCGGGCTTTCATCACTGGATCAGGCCGCCGTCGATGCCGCCATGCTCGATCTCGACGGAAGCGATAACAAATCCAATCTCGGCGCGAATGCCATCCTCGCGGTGAGCATGGCCACTGCTCGAGCTGCTGCGAACGGCTTGGGAATCCCCCTGTATCGCTATCTGGGGGGTCCGATGGCCAACCTGCTTCCGGTTCCCCTCATGAACGTGATCAACGGTGGGGCCCACGCTGCTAACAGCCTTGATTTTCAGGAATTCATGCTGGTGCCCCACGGAGCTGAGAGCTTCCGCGAAGCTCTGCGTATGGGTACCGAAGTGTTCCACACCCTCAAAGGGCTGCTCAAGGCCAGGGGGATGAGCACATCCGTGGGTGATGAGGGTGGCTTCGCTCCGGATCTTGGCAACGTGGAAGCCGGTGAGATTTTGGTGCAGGCGATCGAGAAAGCCGGCTACAAGCCCGGTGAGCAGATCTCCCTGGCACTCGACGTGGCCAGCACCGAATTCTTCGAGAACGGTCGCTATGCCTTCGATGGCGGCAGCTACGACAGTGCCGAGATGGTGGGGCAGCTGGAGCAGCTGGTGGAGAAGTTCCCGATCATCTCGATCGAGGACGGCCTGGCTGAGGACGACTGGGACGGCTGGAAGCTCTTGACCGAGCGTCTCGGAGCCAAGGTGCAGCTGGTGGGTGATGACCTGTTCGTGACCAACACCAAGCGCCTGCAGCAAGGCATCGACAACGCGACCGCCAACTCAATCCTGATCAAGGTGAATCAGATCGGCTCTCTCACCGAAACGCTGCAGGCGATCGATCTCGGCGGCCGCAACGGCTACACCAGCGTGATCAGTCACCGGAGCGGCGAAACCGAAGACACCACCATCGCCGACCTCTCGGTGGCCACCCGAGCTGGCCAGATCAAGACCGGCTCCCTCAGTCGCAGTGAGCGGGTGGCCAAGTACAACCAGCTGCTTCGCATCGAGGACGAACTTGGCAGTCAGGCCGTGTATGCCGGCGCCGTCGGCCAGGGACCACGGGGCCGCAGCTGA